Proteins from one Arsenophonus apicola genomic window:
- the nikB gene encoding nickel ABC transporter permease subunit NikB: protein MLRYILRRILLLIPLLLAASVIVFLLLRYGSGDPAMDYLRLSNLPPTAEMLASTRIMLGLDQLLTVQYGTWLWKALHLDFGTSYATQRPVLNDLLQFLPATLQLAGAALLIILFTSIPLGIWAARHRNRLPDFVVRIIAFLGVSMPNFWLAFLLIMLFSVWLKWLPALGYGSWQHLILPAISIALMSLAINARLLRASMLEVAGQRHVSWARLRGLNDKQTERRHILRNALLPIVTALGMHIGELIGGTMIIESIFAWPGIGRYAVSAIFNRDYPVIQCFTLMMVVVYVLCNLLVDLLNAVLDPRIRHHERGNA, encoded by the coding sequence ATGTTGCGCTATATTTTGCGGCGTATTCTACTATTAATACCGTTGCTATTAGCCGCCTCAGTTATTGTTTTCTTGCTGCTGCGTTATGGCTCTGGCGATCCGGCCATGGACTATTTACGGCTGTCAAATCTGCCACCTACAGCAGAGATGTTGGCATCAACACGAATAATGCTTGGTCTTGATCAACTGCTCACTGTGCAATATGGAACATGGTTGTGGAAAGCACTGCATTTAGACTTTGGCACTTCCTATGCAACTCAACGTCCGGTGCTAAATGACCTTTTACAATTTTTGCCAGCAACTTTGCAACTAGCTGGAGCGGCATTACTCATAATTTTATTTACCTCGATACCTTTAGGGATCTGGGCAGCGCGTCATCGTAATCGCTTACCCGATTTTGTCGTACGTATTATCGCATTTTTAGGTGTTTCCATGCCAAATTTCTGGCTCGCCTTTCTATTAATCATGTTATTTTCAGTTTGGCTAAAGTGGTTACCTGCTTTAGGTTATGGTAGCTGGCAACATTTGATCCTACCAGCCATATCTATTGCTTTGATGTCACTAGCAATTAATGCCAGACTGCTGCGAGCCAGTATGTTAGAGGTTGCTGGACAACGACATGTTAGCTGGGCAAGGCTACGAGGACTTAACGACAAGCAAACTGAAAGACGGCATATTTTACGTAATGCGTTACTACCAATAGTAACCGCCCTTGGCATGCACATTGGTGAACTAATCGGTGGTACCATGATTATTGAAAGCATATTTGCCTGGCCCGGTATAGGTCGCTATGCTGTATCGGCAATTTTTAATCGAGACTATCCGGTGATCCAATGTTTCACCTTAATGATGGTGGTGGTTTATGTGCTATGCAATCTGTTAGTTGATCTCCTTAATGCCGTTCTTGACCCACGGATCCGACATCATGAAAGGGGGAATGCATGA
- the nikC gene encoding nickel ABC transporter permease subunit NikC, whose protein sequence is MNFYLSTRWSVRLAIIIIVLLIITALTSHWWLPYDPQAIELTQRLLTPNLQHWLGTDHLGRDIFSRLLAATRVSLGSVILCLILILALGLTIGGSAGLLGGKIDQILMRLTELFMTFPTSILSFFMVGVLGTGLTNVIIAIALSHWAWYARMVSSIVISLRQREFILIARMYGASSGRLFIDHLAGAILPSLLVLATLDLSHMMLHVAGMSFLGLGVTAPTAEWGVMIYDARQYIWTQPLQMLWPGLALFLTVMAFNLLGDALRDHLDPYLVAERND, encoded by the coding sequence ATGAATTTTTACCTTTCAACTCGTTGGTCGGTACGCCTAGCGATCATCATCATTGTGTTACTGATTATAACAGCTCTTACCAGCCATTGGTGGCTACCTTACGATCCACAAGCAATCGAGCTAACACAACGACTACTAACGCCAAATCTGCAACACTGGCTTGGCACTGACCATTTAGGCCGCGATATTTTCTCGCGTTTATTAGCAGCAACTCGCGTCTCACTTGGCTCAGTCATACTATGTCTTATCTTGATCCTGGCACTGGGATTAACTATTGGTGGAAGCGCTGGATTATTGGGGGGCAAAATAGATCAAATTCTGATGCGTCTCACTGAACTGTTTATGACGTTTCCTACTTCAATTCTATCATTTTTTATGGTCGGCGTTTTAGGAACAGGGCTAACAAATGTTATCATTGCTATCGCTTTATCACACTGGGCTTGGTATGCACGTATGGTGAGCAGTATTGTAATTTCTCTGCGTCAACGCGAATTTATTCTCATAGCAAGAATGTATGGCGCCAGTAGCGGACGTTTATTCATCGATCATCTGGCTGGTGCAATCCTTCCATCGTTATTAGTTTTGGCAACCTTAGATCTTAGCCATATGATGCTACATGTGGCAGGTATGTCTTTTCTTGGACTAGGAGTTACTGCTCCAACGGCTGAATGGGGAGTCATGATTTATGATGCTCGCCAATATATCTGGACTCAACCTCTACAAATGTTGTGGCCAGGTTTAGCTCTATTCCTAACAGTGATGGCTTTTAATCTACTTGGGGATGCCCTACGCGATCACCTCGACCCTTATCTGGTAGCGGAGCGTAACGATTAA
- a CDS encoding nickel import ATP-binding protein NikD: protein MSQKIELQNITLKAQRPLVQGISLTINKGKVLALVGSSGCGKSLTCAAMLGILPAGVNQTAGNLLLDGQITSSQQLRGSHIATIMQNPRSAFNPLNTMFSHIQETCQALGKPVNIAMIKATLQSVGLENAGHILSLYPFEMSGGMLQRMMIAIAILSGAPFIIADEPTTDLDTVGQTHIFDLLENIIQIRAIGMLLVTHDMGVVARLADDVAVMHDGKIVEYSNVNAIFNRPKHQITRNLLTAHLALYDLGLSV from the coding sequence ATGTCACAGAAAATTGAGTTGCAAAATATAACACTTAAAGCCCAACGACCACTGGTACAAGGTATATCGCTAACGATCAATAAAGGCAAAGTGCTAGCATTAGTCGGTAGTAGTGGCTGTGGCAAATCATTAACTTGTGCAGCCATGCTCGGTATATTACCTGCGGGTGTAAATCAAACAGCCGGAAACTTACTGTTGGATGGACAAATTACCTCTTCTCAACAGTTACGTGGCTCACATATCGCAACTATCATGCAAAATCCACGTAGTGCTTTCAATCCGCTTAATACAATGTTTAGCCATATTCAAGAAACCTGCCAAGCTCTTGGCAAACCTGTCAATATTGCAATGATTAAAGCAACATTACAGTCAGTTGGATTAGAAAATGCTGGCCATATACTTTCACTTTATCCTTTTGAAATGAGCGGTGGAATGTTACAACGAATGATGATAGCAATAGCGATACTCAGTGGTGCGCCATTTATCATAGCTGATGAACCAACGACCGACCTTGATACAGTTGGCCAAACACATATTTTTGATCTACTTGAAAATATTATCCAAATTCGTGCTATTGGCATGTTATTGGTCACCCATGATATGGGGGTAGTTGCTCGTTTGGCTGATGACGTCGCCGTTATGCATGATGGTAAAATTGTCGAATACAGTAATGTTAACGCCATCTTTAATAGACCTAAGCATCAAATTACACGTAATTTACTGACGGCACATCTGGCATTATATGATCTGGGGTTATCTGTATGA
- the nikE gene encoding nickel import ATP-binding protein NikE, whose amino-acid sequence MTLLDIDKVTFGYPHQPQLFNQITLTLRAGKNVALLGRSGCGKSTLARLLIGLVSPSSGEIRWCGTSLTKLKGKAMKQFRKDVQIVFQDPITAVNPRKTIDEIIREPIRHLLSLTKKEEQARIAKMLDAVELDSFLLNQRPPQLSGGQLQRVCLARAMVVEPKLLILDEAVSNLDLILQAEIIQLLKNLQQQFYTACLFITHDLRLVERLCHQLMVMENGQIVETSMVKTPLTLHSKTGKALQNAVLPAFPVRHINSTAELPF is encoded by the coding sequence ATGACATTACTTGATATTGATAAAGTCACTTTTGGCTATCCCCATCAACCCCAGCTTTTTAATCAAATAACGCTAACACTAAGGGCTGGAAAAAACGTTGCTTTATTGGGGCGCAGTGGTTGTGGAAAAAGCACGTTAGCCCGTTTATTGATAGGTCTTGTCTCTCCTAGTTCTGGTGAGATCCGCTGGTGCGGAACGTCTCTAACCAAACTGAAAGGAAAAGCAATGAAGCAGTTTCGTAAAGATGTTCAAATCGTATTTCAAGATCCAATAACTGCCGTTAATCCACGTAAAACCATTGACGAAATTATTCGGGAGCCCATTAGGCACCTTTTATCGCTAACTAAAAAGGAAGAACAGGCGCGCATAGCTAAAATGCTAGATGCAGTTGAATTGGATAGTTTTCTACTCAATCAACGCCCACCTCAACTAAGTGGTGGTCAGTTACAGCGTGTATGCCTGGCACGTGCCATGGTTGTCGAACCTAAATTATTGATCCTTGATGAGGCCGTTTCTAATCTCGATCTGATACTACAAGCTGAAATTATTCAGTTACTTAAAAATCTTCAGCAACAATTTTACACTGCCTGTTTATTCATTACCCATGACTTACGATTAGTTGAACGCCTCTGTCATCAACTTATGGTAATGGAAAATGGTCAAATTGTTGAAACTTCAATGGTAAAAACGCCTTTAACCTTACATTCGAAGACCGGCAAGGCACTACAGAATGCTGTTTTGCCAGCGTTTCCTGTACGTCATATCAATTCCACAGCAGAGCTACCTTTTTAA
- a CDS encoding DUF421 domain-containing protein, which translates to MAYYGWVLIKFIIGFVIVITHLNLSGKTQLSQMTPIDFIGNFVLGGIIGGVIYTDSIPLYQYIMVLLIGVSLVSLLNFISKHIHCIRSVTIGDPIPIIKHGKFLMENILQNKNKIDILKISSQLRAQGIHSFQEVVYAQIEPDGQMTAVCEGAKMPSVILMKEGEIRKAGLNEIEKDKDWLLKKIKKFKIQEKNVFIAEFWQGNLQFILKNGDIKKLPADLLKK; encoded by the coding sequence ATGGCTTATTATGGCTGGGTTCTTATCAAATTTATCATTGGATTTGTCATTGTTATTACGCATTTAAACCTTTCAGGTAAAACACAATTATCACAAATGACGCCGATTGATTTTATAGGTAATTTTGTTTTAGGAGGCATAATTGGTGGGGTAATTTACACAGATTCAATTCCTCTGTATCAATACATTATGGTGTTGCTGATTGGGGTTTCATTGGTTTCCTTATTGAATTTTATTAGCAAACATATCCACTGTATTCGTTCTGTCACCATTGGTGATCCAATTCCAATTATTAAACATGGCAAATTTTTAATGGAAAACATTCTGCAAAACAAAAATAAAATTGATATTTTAAAAATCTCCTCACAACTAAGAGCACAAGGAATACATTCTTTTCAAGAAGTTGTTTATGCGCAAATAGAGCCAGACGGACAGATGACCGCTGTTTGTGAAGGCGCAAAAATGCCATCGGTGATCTTAATGAAAGAGGGTGAAATAAGAAAAGCCGGTCTTAACGAAATTGAAAAAGATAAAGATTGGCTATTAAAAAAAATAAAAAAATTCAAAATCCAAGAAAAAAATGTATTTATTGCTGAATTCTGGCAAGGTAATTTACAATTTATATTAAAAAATGGTGATATTAAAAAACTACCTGCTGACTTACTTAAAAAATAG
- a CDS encoding MFS transporter, with protein MRTSSLSKSERILFPLSLTLFEFSVYIANDMIQPAMLEVVANFNAGVKWIPTSMTAYLAGGVFLQWLFGPLSDKRGRRPIMLIGVLFFTISCLTILLVSNIEQFIAMRFLQGIGLCFIGSVGYATIQEAFNETVCVKIIALMANVALIAPLLGPLAGATLINILPWQGIFIIFAVLALISFVGLFFFMPETVKQKGETLSFPHLWCDYKQVLKNRRFISGALAIGFAAVPLLAWIALSPVILISGEQLSMLTYALLQIPVFGGLIIGNLTLSHLTGKKTLVQLIKFGGKPLIIGLIVAASSAFFSSGTYLWITVGLSIYAFGLGMTNACLIRLTLFSSDVSKGTVSAAMGIINMVIFILGIELAKIVYLWRDESAFNLLNLFCGLCWLLLVMFFTYKLPQQEEASTIKQL; from the coding sequence ATGCGCACATCCAGTTTGTCAAAGTCTGAACGTATACTCTTTCCGTTAAGTTTAACCTTATTTGAATTTAGCGTGTATATTGCTAATGATATGATCCAACCCGCCATGTTAGAAGTGGTAGCAAATTTCAATGCTGGGGTAAAATGGATCCCCACTTCCATGACCGCTTATCTGGCTGGAGGCGTCTTCTTACAATGGTTGTTTGGCCCGTTATCAGATAAACGTGGTCGACGTCCCATTATGCTTATTGGCGTCTTGTTCTTTACTATTAGTTGCTTAACCATTTTGCTGGTTTCAAACATCGAGCAGTTTATTGCTATGCGATTCTTACAAGGTATCGGGCTATGCTTTATCGGTTCGGTTGGCTATGCAACTATTCAAGAAGCATTTAACGAAACAGTGTGCGTTAAAATTATTGCACTAATGGCCAATGTGGCTTTGATCGCGCCCTTATTGGGGCCATTGGCCGGTGCTACATTAATTAATATCCTTCCCTGGCAAGGCATATTTATTATTTTTGCGGTTTTAGCGTTGATCTCCTTTGTCGGTTTGTTCTTCTTTATGCCGGAAACAGTAAAGCAAAAAGGGGAAACATTATCTTTTCCCCATCTATGGTGTGATTATAAACAAGTGTTAAAAAACCGACGTTTTATCAGCGGCGCACTTGCGATAGGATTTGCCGCCGTACCGCTCCTTGCCTGGATAGCGCTCTCCCCTGTTATTCTTATAAGTGGAGAACAACTGTCAATGCTCACCTATGCGTTGTTACAAATACCGGTTTTTGGTGGATTAATTATTGGTAACCTAACACTAAGCCATTTAACTGGGAAAAAAACTTTAGTTCAACTGATTAAATTTGGTGGTAAACCGTTAATCATTGGTTTAATTGTGGCGGCTAGTTCAGCATTTTTCTCATCGGGCACTTACCTATGGATAACAGTAGGTTTATCTATATATGCCTTCGGGCTTGGTATGACTAACGCCTGTCTAATCCGACTCACTTTATTTTCCAGTGATGTTAGCAAAGGCACTGTCTCTGCCGCTATGGGCATCATTAACATGGTAATATTTATTTTAGGCATAGAGCTTGCCAAAATAGTTTATCTATGGAGAGATGAAAGTGCTTTTAATCTGCTAAATTTATTTTGCGGCTTATGCTGGTTGCTGCTAGTCATGTTTTTTACTTACAAACTCCCCCAACAAGAAGAAGCATCCACAATTAAACAACTCTGA
- a CDS encoding OspG family effector kinase: MFNKVLNIFHHNKFSMSVALLEKNDIENKNIKLGKLIGSGTEGKVYQDANNKHFYIKKPYINDSYIKSKMREQVDCFNKYYGERAAAFIENDGIFYIRMYKVPGVPISNIDDKIFPPSAQERFQHMICDLGDAGIMHVDLNFKNILYDKETNTFYPIDFSNGHETYHNGSKNIKNSINSVSEMMYDWALKYIIKHTY, from the coding sequence ATGTTCAATAAAGTATTAAATATTTTCCATCATAATAAATTCAGTATGTCTGTTGCATTATTGGAAAAAAATGATATAGAAAATAAAAATATTAAACTAGGCAAGTTAATTGGAAGTGGTACAGAGGGAAAAGTATATCAAGATGCCAATAATAAACATTTTTATATAAAAAAACCCTATATTAATGATAGCTATATAAAATCCAAAATGAGAGAACAGGTAGACTGTTTTAATAAATATTATGGAGAAAGAGCAGCGGCTTTCATAGAAAATGATGGTATATTTTATATTAGAATGTATAAAGTACCTGGAGTACCAATTAGTAACATTGATGATAAAATATTTCCACCTAGTGCGCAGGAGCGCTTTCAGCATATGATTTGCGATTTAGGGGATGCAGGCATTATGCATGTTGATTTAAACTTTAAAAATATTCTTTATGATAAAGAAACAAATACATTTTATCCAATAGATTTTTCTAATGGACACGAAACATACCACAATGGAAGCAAAAACATCAAAAACTCAATAAATAGTGTTTCAGAAATGATGTATGATTGGGCACTTAAGTATATTATCAAACATACATACTAA
- a CDS encoding lysis system i-spanin subunit Rz — MANCLLVSVLVAILYNHYVQRKYQYNQLVDELDKQTEFKNSYLKEIKLLHQLDTKRRQELNHAKAEITKLADDLDNGTKQLSVKVLCAKSDNIIATAPAWMMQDSPNWRPDAWRNYFRLRRQLKTLETQYFG, encoded by the coding sequence ATGGCTAATTGTTTATTAGTCTCAGTGTTAGTGGCTATTTTATATAACCATTATGTCCAACGTAAATATCAATATAACCAGCTGGTGGATGAATTAGACAAGCAGACCGAATTTAAAAACAGCTATTTAAAAGAAATCAAATTACTACATCAATTGGATACTAAACGGAGACAGGAACTTAATCATGCGAAAGCTGAAATTACCAAGCTTGCTGACGATTTAGACAATGGTACTAAGCAGTTGTCGGTCAAAGTGTTATGTGCAAAGTCCGACAATATTATCGCCACCGCCCCAGCCTGGATGATGCAAGACTCACCCAATTGGCGGCCTGACGCTTGGCGAAATTATTTCCGTCTTAGACGTCAGCTCAAAACTTTAGAAACCCAGTATTTTGGTTAA